GATTCCAGAAAGGTGCGGCGGTTCAGGCTAGGGTTGAAAGAAGGTCTGGAGTGCTGGGACATGAGATAAAAATTGTAGCTGGGGTGGGACTGGTAGCAACGGAATCAGCCGTCACACAGGTTAACCATGCAGGACCAGCGTACTCATTCTGGTACGGCTGTCCACCCCGCTTTCGACCATCACTGATGGAGATTGTTCAAACCTCGAGCGTTATCGTCTCCGAGACGGCGTGGTTCTGCTCCTGAAAGCGCCGGATACCCTCGCTGTTACCGGTCACGTAGAGCACATCCCCGGGCTGGAGGATCTCGTCCGGCAGCGGCCCGGTAATGCGGCGCTCCCCGCGCTGGATACCCAGCACGGTGACTCCGTAATCCTTACGCAGGTTGGCGCCGGCCAGGGTGTTGTCCGCGATCTCCGAGTCACGGTCGAGGTAGATCGTCTCGATCTTGAAGGTCGGCGTCCCCGGCGAGTCCACACCGGCATCCTCACTGCGCTCGGCCTGGAGCATTTCCATCGCCTGATTCGTCTCCTCCTCACTGCCAAACAGATAAAGGTGGTCGAGCGGGAAAATCACCGTACCGGGGCCGGGATCGTACTGGACCTGCCCGGCACGGCCAAGCGCGATGATGGAGGCGCGGGTGATCTTACGGATATCCAGGTCACGGATGCGCTTACCGCAGGCATCGGCGTTGGCCTTGATCATCACGTCCCGGATCGAAACCGGCCAGGGATACTGGCGCTTGATCTCCTCCAGTGTCTTCTGGCGGCGGGCGGGCTCCTCGATCTCGGCGCGCCGGTTAAAACTCTCCATAAACAGCAGCTCCAGGCGGCTCTGGATGTTCACCATGCGCTTCCAGAAGACCACCCCGGCCAGTAAGAGCAGCAGGAAGAATCCCGCCAGTGCCACCCCACCCGGCAGGTACTGCGCAGTCAGTGAAAGATACAGCCCACCCAGCAGGATGATCAGCACGGCCAGCACAAAGGTATTGAAAATATTGCGCAGGCGTCCGCGGAAGTACTGCCGCTCGGCCGTCGTCGAAAAGAGCGAGTCCGTCAGCAGTAAAACAATGGCGTTCAGGTTACGCAGGATCGCCGTGATGAACGGCAGGCACAGTAGCGCCGAAACCCACCAGATCACCGGCACCAGCCATCCCCGCTGCTCAGCGAGCACCGGGTACCGGTCCAGCGACCCGGTCAGGATGTAGGCCAGCAGCACAATGCCGTTGAGTAGTAAAAAGGTGAACAGGATTTGCAGGACGGGGCGTTTGGCCAGCTTGAGAAAGGAATTACGGCCGATCTGCGAGTGCACGTCGTCGTAGAAGTTGCGGTAGAACCGCCCCAGCACCCCGACGGGCTTGGGCATGCGCACAGCCAGCCCCTTGTAGATCGGGTCGGCGTTTACCGTCAGCCCGAGGGCCATCAGGGTACTCAGTAGAGACACCCCGACCGCCACTGCGACGAGGCCATCGCCGGTCACACCGGTCTTTTGCCCCATAGCCGCGATAATGAAACTGAACTCCCCGATCTGCGCCTTGGCGACAGCGGCCCGGAAGGCCGTGTCCGGATTCTGCCCGGCGAGGAAAAAACCGCCCCACACCGTCAGCACCTTGATCAACACCACCAGCAGGCTCAGCCCCACGATCAACTGCCAGTTCTCCATCAGCAGATGCGGCTCGATCAGCATCCCGATCGCCACAAAGAACACCGCGCAGAAGATATTTCGCAGGGGCTCGGTCGCATTCTCGATCCGGTGCGCCAACGGCGTCTGTGAAAGAATCGACCCGGCGAGGAACGCTCCCAGCGCCTCCGAAAACTCCAGCTTCATGGCGAGCACGCTAACCCCGAGCATCAGGGCCACCACTGAGAGGGTGATCAGCTCGATGCTCCCGATCCGGTTCAGTAGGTCGAGGAAGTGCGGCGCGATGAGCTTACCCACGTAGTAGGTCACCACGACGAACACCGCGATGAAGAACGTGATCTTGCCCACCGCGAAAAAGCTGACCTCACCCGAGACCGCGATACCGGAGAGCACGACCAGCAGTGTCACCGCGAGAATATCCTCCAGAATAAGAACGCCCACCGTAAGCTGCGCATGAGGCTTGTCCAGCCTGCCCAGGTCGCGCAGCACGGCCACCGTCACCATCGAGGAACTGATCGCAAGCAGTGAGCCCAGGAAAATACCCTGCACCGGCGTCCACCCCAGTAGCGGCGCTATCTGCGCACCGACAAAGAGCAGCACCACCGTTTGCAGCGTGACCGCCAGCACAGCAGGGCCCATCACCCTTCGCAGTCGGCGCAGGTCGAACTCCAGCCCGATGTAGAACATGAGGAAGATCACCCCCAGCTCGCTCAGCTCATTAACCGTAGCCAGATCGTGGATAGGCGACTT
This genomic interval from Ruficoccus sp. ZRK36 contains the following:
- a CDS encoding cation:proton antiporter is translated as MEHGFFIGDLAIVLMCAAAVSLVFQRIKLPVFLGYLVSGFLIGPNLWEKSPIHDLATVNELSELGVIFLMFYIGLEFDLRRLRRVMGPAVLAVTLQTVVLLFVGAQIAPLLGWTPVQGIFLGSLLAISSSMVTVAVLRDLGRLDKPHAQLTVGVLILEDILAVTLLVVLSGIAVSGEVSFFAVGKITFFIAVFVVVTYYVGKLIAPHFLDLLNRIGSIELITLSVVALMLGVSVLAMKLEFSEALGAFLAGSILSQTPLAHRIENATEPLRNIFCAVFFVAIGMLIEPHLLMENWQLIVGLSLLVVLIKVLTVWGGFFLAGQNPDTAFRAAVAKAQIGEFSFIIAAMGQKTGVTGDGLVAVAVGVSLLSTLMALGLTVNADPIYKGLAVRMPKPVGVLGRFYRNFYDDVHSQIGRNSFLKLAKRPVLQILFTFLLLNGIVLLAYILTGSLDRYPVLAEQRGWLVPVIWWVSALLCLPFITAILRNLNAIVLLLTDSLFSTTAERQYFRGRLRNIFNTFVLAVLIILLGGLYLSLTAQYLPGGVALAGFFLLLLLAGVVFWKRMVNIQSRLELLFMESFNRRAEIEEPARRQKTLEEIKRQYPWPVSIRDVMIKANADACGKRIRDLDIRKITRASIIALGRAGQVQYDPGPGTVIFPLDHLYLFGSEEETNQAMEMLQAERSEDAGVDSPGTPTFKIETIYLDRDSEIADNTLAGANLRKDYGVTVLGIQRGERRITGPLPDEILQPGDVLYVTGNSEGIRRFQEQNHAVSETITLEV